A stretch of the Lactuca sativa cultivar Salinas chromosome 9, Lsat_Salinas_v11, whole genome shotgun sequence genome encodes the following:
- the LOC111912317 gene encoding uncharacterized protein LOC111912317 codes for MADSSSVNVILEFLRSNKFAKAEAALRSEIGNQTDLNGFMQGLKLEGKDIGGKLVDEDSRSKPGVSDEVSKEELVVKEITRNGSDSKWKNVAFVEEQSKAGESIGTRDKNYMLSNNSEETVIDLYSRKFNSSNGSVDLYQNDAASIRANDAKEYLVSSQSKIHPSELADKDRVMDNPWSRTDEIKYSSSDVWKDCSVKTVFPFPKGAASTSYDANSGIGEKEDRKRGVDNNIRAAIKEQVDEVGKSLYFSTTQGNNESKAFGGLSFPVISEKHKEELPRLPPVKLKSDEKASNITWEEKYQRDGPCSKTINADTSFLIGSFLDVPIGQEISSSGGKRPPGGNWFSVSQGITEDTSDLVSGFATIGDGMSESIDYPNDYWDSDEYDDDDDVGYMRQPIEDETWFLAHEIDYPSDNEKKTDHENNRDPQEISPEKNEDDNQSFADEDSYLSGDQFFHSKSMDPVIAQYDGELMDEEELNLMRAEPVWKGFVTQTNELIMLSEGQVLEKTKMPLLDDLCVDEEQHGSVRSIGVGINSDVADFGSDNDVGISSHDSEKKYIDKSTKDKRVKPSFHHDKPVVLTKNTTNSGFSFPPPRDGQPVAASNKAFWINKSEETDNRLHTLMGNDDFAPPWRRKSSSSSPVKSSREEEEEEDDQDAVGSANSSPSTFSNYGYAENARVAKKETNSKEDDPGALLEDEEAAAVQEQVNQIKAQEEDYEIFNLKIVHRKNRTGFEEDKNFHVVLNSVIAGRYHVTEYLGSAAFSKAIQAHDLHTGMDVCVKIIKNNKDFFDQSLDEIKLLKYINKNDPGDKYHLLRLYDYFYYREHLLIVCELLKANLYEFHKFNRESGGEVYFTMPRLQSITIQCLEALQFLHGLGLIHCDLKPENILVKSYSRCEVKVIDLGSSCFETDHLCSYVQSRSYRAPEVILGLSYDKKIDIWSLGCILAELCTGNVLFQNDSPATLLARVIGIINPIDQDMLVKGRDTYKYFSKNHMLYDRNQDTNRLEYLIPKKTSLRHRLPMGDQGFIDFVSHLLEINPKKRPSATEALKHPWLSYPYEPISS; via the exons ATGGCAGACTCAAGCTCAGTGAACGTCATACTTGAATTTCTGCGAAGTAATAAGTTTGCTAAAGCTGAGGCTGCATTGCGCTCTGAGATAGGTAACCAGACTGATTTAAATGGGTTTATGCAAGGTCTTAAGCTTGAAGGGAAGGACATAGGAGGGAAGTTAGTAGATGAAGACAGTAGGTCAAAACCTGGTGTGAGTGATGAAGTATCAAAAGAGGAGCTTGTTGTGAAGGAAATAACAAGGAATGGATCAGATAGTAAATGGAAAAATGTTGCCTTTGTTGAAGAGCAAAGTAAAGCGGGAGAGTCAATTGGAACAAGGGATAAAAATTATATGTTATCTAATAATTCAGAAGAAACTGTGATTGATTTATATTCAAGAAAGTTTAATTCCAGTAATGGATCGGTTGATCTCTACCAAAATGATGCTGCTTCAATCAGAGCAAATGATGCAAAAGAGTATCTGGTTTCTTCTCAATCAAAGATTCATCCATCTGAATTAGCTGATAAAGATAGAGTTATGGACAACCCTTGGTCAAGAactgatgaaattaaatatagtTCATCAGATGTATGGAAAGATTGTTCTGTTAAAACAGTGTTTCCATTCCCCAAGGGAGCTGCATCAACTAGTTATGATGCTAATTCAGGTATAGGAGAAAAAGAAGATAGAAAACGGGGTGTTGACAACAACATTAGGGCAGCAATCAAAGAGCAAGTGGACGAGGTTGGAAAATCTTTGTATTTTTCAACAACTCAAGGGAATAATGAATCAAAAGCTTTTGGTGGGTTGAGTTTTCCAGTTATCTCAGAGAAACATAAGGAAGAATTACCTAGGTTGCCACCTGTCAAACTCAAGTCAGATGAGAAAGCATCAAATATAACTTGGGAGGAGAAGTATCAACGTGATGGGCCTTGTTCAAAGACTATTAATGCTGATACTAGTTTTCTTATAGGCTCATTTCTTGATGTTCCTATTGGTCAAGAAATAAGCTCTTCAG GTGGAAAAAGGCCTCCAGGTGGCAATTGGTTTTCTGTAAGCCAGGGAATCACTGAGGACACTTCTGATTTAGTATCTGGTTTTGCAACAATTGGTGATGGAATGAGTGAATCCATTGATTACCCAAATGACTATTGGGATTCAGATgagtatgatgatgatgatgatgttggctACATGAGACAACCAATTGAAGATGAAACCTGGTTTCTAGCTCATGAAATTGACTACCCAAGTGACAATGAAAAGAAAACAGATCATGAAAACAATCGGGACCCACAAGAAATATCTCCAGAAAAAAACGAAGATGACAATCAGTCGTTTGCTGATGAGGATTCATATTTATCAGGTGACCAATTTTTTCATTCAAAAAGTATGGATCCAGTTATTGCTCAGTATGATGGGGAGCTCATGGATGAAGAGGAGTTGAATTTGATGCGTGCAGAGCCTGTGTGGAAAGGGTTTGTGACACAAACAAATGAGCTTATCATGTTAAGTGAAGGGCAAGTCTTGGAAAAGACTAAAATGCCCCTGTTGGATGATCTTTGTGTAGATGAAGAACAACATGGTTCTGTGAGATCAATTGGTGTTGGAATCAACAGTGATGTTGCAGATTTTGGTAGTGATAATGATGTTGGTATTTCATCACATGATTCCGAGAAGAAATATATTGACAAATCTACGAAAGACAAAAGGGTAAAACCGTCATTTCATCATGATAAACCTGTAGTTTTGACAAAAAACACGACAAACAGTGGATTTTCTTTTCCACCACCTAGAGACGGGCAGCCGGTGGCTGCTTCTAATAAAGCTTTCTGGATAAACAAAAGCGAGGAAACTGATAATCGATTGCATACTTTAATGGGAAATGACGATTTCGCCCCTCCATGGAGACGAAAAAGCAGTAGTTCATCACCTGTTAAGAGTTcaagggaagaagaagaagaagaagatgatcaaGATGCTGTAGGTTCAGCAAATTCGAGCCCTTCCACTTTCTCAAATTACGGTTATGCCGAAAATGCCCGTGTTGCTAAGAAAGAAACCAATTCTAAAGAAGACGATCCAGGGGCATTATTGGAAGATGAAGAAGCAGCTGCTGTCCAAGAGCAAGTGAACCAGATAAAAGCTCAAGAGGAAGACTACGAAATCTTCAACCTCAAAATTGTTCACAGAAAAAACAG AACTGGATTTGAAGAGGACAAGAATTTCCATGTAGTTTTAAATTCTGTGATAGCTGGTAGGTATCATGTTACAGAGTATCTTGGTTCTGCTGCATTCAGCAAAGCTATTCAAGCACATGATCTTCACACTGGCATGGATGTTTGtgtgaaaataataaaaaacaacaaAGACTTTTTTGACCAAAGTCTTGATGAGATAAAGCTTCTAAAATATATCAACAAAAATGATCCCGGTGACAAATACCACCTTCTCAGACTTTATGATTACTTTTACTACCGA GAGCATTTATTAATCGTTTGTGAACTTCTCAAGGCAAACTTATACGAATTCCATAAATTCAATAGAGAATCCGGAGGAGAGGTTTACTTCACAATGCCAAGATTACAG TCGATAACGATCCAGTGTTTAGAGGCGCTTCAGTTTTTACATGGTCTTGGCTTAATACATTGTGATTTAAAGCCTGAGAATATTTTGGTGAAAAGCTACAGTAGATGTGAAGTGAAGGTGATTGATCTTGGAAGCAGCTGTTTTGAAACAGATCATCTTTGTTCTTATGTTCAATCCAGGTCATATCGTGCACCCGAGGTTATTTTGGGACTTTCATATGATAAAAAGATTGATATTTGGTCCCTTGGATGCATCTTAGCTGAACTTTGTACTGGAAAT gTTCTATTCCAGAATGATTCCCCTGCTACTTTGCTTGCTAGAGTGATTGGAATTATTAATCCCATTGACCAAGACATGTTGGTCAAAGGGCGAGATACgtataaatatttttcaaaaaaccacATGCTTTATGATCGCAACCAG GATACAAACAGATTGGAATATCTGATTCCAAAGAAGACATCATTAAGGCATCGGTTACCAATGGGTGATCAAGGGTTTATAGATTTTGTGTCTCATTTGCTTGAAATTAATCCAAAGAAACGGCCTTCAGCAACAGAAGCTTTGAAACACCCGTGGTTATCATACCCTTATGAACCAATTTCATCTTGA
- the LOC111912459 gene encoding choline/ethanolaminephosphotransferase 1 isoform X2, with protein sequence MGYIGVHGINALHKYKYSGIDHSYLAKYVLQPFWSRFVTFFPLWMPPNMITLTGFMFLLISASLGYIYSPQLDSPPPRWVHFAHGLLLFLYQTFDAVDGKQARRTNSSSPLGELFDHGCDALACALEALAFGSTAMCGRYTFWFWVISAVPFYGATWEHYFTNTLILPAVNGPTEGLMLIYVAHFFTAIVGAEWWAQDVGKSIPLLGWVPFIDGIPTYGAVLFCMIVFAVIPTLTFNVQNVYKVVCMRHGSMLKALAMLVPFGVLLAVVLLWDFMSPYDLIGSYPHMVVMGVGLAFGFLVGRMILAHLCDEPKGLKTSMSMSLFYLPLAIANALTAWLNEGIPLIDEKWVLLGFCLYTGALYLHFATSVIHEITTALGIYCFRITRKEA encoded by the exons ATGGGATATATAGGTGTTCATGGCATAAATGCACTTCACAAATACAAGTACAGTGGAATTGATCACTCTTATCTTGCAAAATATGTCCTACAACCATTTTGGAGTCGATTTGTTACTTTCTTCCCTCTTTGGATGCC ACCCAATATG ATAACACTAACAGGATTCATGTTCTTGCTCATCTCTGCATCACTTGGCTAT ATATACTCACCTCAATTAGATTCTCCACCACCAAGATGGGTTCACTTTGCTCATGGATTACTCCTCTTCTTATACCAG ACTTTTGATGCTGTTGATGGAAAGCAAGCTAGAAGGACAAACTCATCTAGTCCACTGGGAGAGCTTTTTGATCATG GATGTGATGCACTTGCATGTGCA TTGGAAGCATTGGCGTTTGGAAGCACTGCTATGTGTGGAAGATACACATTTTGGTTTTGGGTGATTTCAGCTGTTCCTTTTTATGGAGCAACATGGGAACA TTACTTTACAAACACATTAATCCTTCCAGCAGTAAATGGACCTACAGAGGGTCTCATGCTGATCTATGTGGCACATTTCTTCACTGCTATAGTTG GTGCTGAGTGGTGGGCACAAGATGTTGGGAAGTCTATTCCCCTGTTGGGTTGGGTTCCTTTTATAgatg GAATCCCTACATATGGAGCAGTTTTGTTTTGTATGATAGTTTTTGCAGTTATACCAACACTCACCTTCAA TGTGCAGAATGTTTATAAGGTTGTATGCATGAGACATGGAAGCATGCTAAAGGCCTTGGCTATG CTTGTCCCATTTGGTGTACTCTTGGCAGTAGTTCTTCTGTG GGATTTTATGTCTCCATATGATTTGATTGGGAGTTACCCACATATGGTTGTTATGGGAGTTGGACTAGCATTTGGGTTCCTTGTG GGAAGGATGATATTGGCTCACTTGTGTGATGAGCCTAAGGGATTAAAAACTAGTATGTCCATG tCCTTGTTCTATCTCCCGCTTGCCATTGCAAATGCACTCACTGCCTGGTTGAATGAGGG AATTCCTCTAATTGATGAGAAATGGGTTCTGCTAGGTTTCTGTCTATACACAG GTGCACTGTATCTACACTTTGCTACATCAGTGATTCATGAAATCACAACAGCACTTGGAATCTATTGTTTCAG GATCACAAGAAAAGAGGCTTGA
- the LOC111912459 gene encoding choline/ethanolaminephosphotransferase 1 isoform X1, whose protein sequence is MITLTGFMFLLISASLGYIYSPQLDSPPPRWVHFAHGLLLFLYQTFDAVDGKQARRTNSSSPLGELFDHGCDALACALEALAFGSTAMCGRYTFWFWVISAVPFYGATWEHYFTNTLILPAVNGPTEGLMLIYVAHFFTAIVGAEWWAQDVGKSIPLLGWVPFIDGIPTYGAVLFCMIVFAVIPTLTFNVQNVYKVVCMRHGSMLKALAMLVPFGVLLAVVLLWDFMSPYDLIGSYPHMVVMGVGLAFGFLVGRMILAHLCDEPKGLKTSMSMSLFYLPLAIANALTAWLNEGIPLIDEKWVLLGFCLYTGALYLHFATSVIHEITTALGIYCFRITRKEA, encoded by the exons ATG ATAACACTAACAGGATTCATGTTCTTGCTCATCTCTGCATCACTTGGCTAT ATATACTCACCTCAATTAGATTCTCCACCACCAAGATGGGTTCACTTTGCTCATGGATTACTCCTCTTCTTATACCAG ACTTTTGATGCTGTTGATGGAAAGCAAGCTAGAAGGACAAACTCATCTAGTCCACTGGGAGAGCTTTTTGATCATG GATGTGATGCACTTGCATGTGCA TTGGAAGCATTGGCGTTTGGAAGCACTGCTATGTGTGGAAGATACACATTTTGGTTTTGGGTGATTTCAGCTGTTCCTTTTTATGGAGCAACATGGGAACA TTACTTTACAAACACATTAATCCTTCCAGCAGTAAATGGACCTACAGAGGGTCTCATGCTGATCTATGTGGCACATTTCTTCACTGCTATAGTTG GTGCTGAGTGGTGGGCACAAGATGTTGGGAAGTCTATTCCCCTGTTGGGTTGGGTTCCTTTTATAgatg GAATCCCTACATATGGAGCAGTTTTGTTTTGTATGATAGTTTTTGCAGTTATACCAACACTCACCTTCAA TGTGCAGAATGTTTATAAGGTTGTATGCATGAGACATGGAAGCATGCTAAAGGCCTTGGCTATG CTTGTCCCATTTGGTGTACTCTTGGCAGTAGTTCTTCTGTG GGATTTTATGTCTCCATATGATTTGATTGGGAGTTACCCACATATGGTTGTTATGGGAGTTGGACTAGCATTTGGGTTCCTTGTG GGAAGGATGATATTGGCTCACTTGTGTGATGAGCCTAAGGGATTAAAAACTAGTATGTCCATG tCCTTGTTCTATCTCCCGCTTGCCATTGCAAATGCACTCACTGCCTGGTTGAATGAGGG AATTCCTCTAATTGATGAGAAATGGGTTCTGCTAGGTTTCTGTCTATACACAG GTGCACTGTATCTACACTTTGCTACATCAGTGATTCATGAAATCACAACAGCACTTGGAATCTATTGTTTCAG GATCACAAGAAAAGAGGCTTGA
- the LOC111912656 gene encoding ACT domain-containing protein ACR12 — translation MATATAGPAFAFSAVTIRGNSSARLSGFDFSYSTIPQLSPFKSSSPHLAFSPRGSSHFVRKNIFQASIDGVDSLGVSSLDADNIPTPIVLIDQGSDPSATIVHVSFGDRLGALIDTMKALKDLGLDVAKGTVTTEGSVIETKFFITRLSTGRKVEDPDLLERIRLTIINNLLKYHPESSARLAMGEAFGIQAPVKKLDRDIETHIHVKDAGPKRSLLCVETEDRPGLLLEIVKIMADVNVTMESAEIDTEGLIAKDKFHVSYRGASLNDSLSQVLTNCLRYYLRKSETDEDSY, via the exons ATGGCCACTGCCACCGCCGGTCCCGCCTTTGCCTTCTCCGCCGTCACTATCCGTGGTAATTCTTCTGCCAGACTTTCCGGTTTCGATTTTTCATATTCAACGATTCCTCAGCTTTCTCCGTTCAAGTCGTCTTCACCTCACCTCGCTTTCTCTCCCCGTGGATCATCTCATTTTGTTAGAAA GAACATTTTCCAAGCTTCCATTGATGGTGTCGACTCACTGGGTGTAAGCTCTTTG GATGCTGATAATATTCCTACTCCAATTGTTTTAATTGATCAAGGTTCAGATCCATCTGCAACTATTGTACATGTTAGCTTTGGTGATCGTCTTGGTGCCCTCATTGATACG ATGAAGGCGTTGAAGGATCTAGGCTTAGATGTAGCCAAAGGAACTGTCACAACTGAAGGATCAGTCATTGAAACAAAATTCTTTATTACTCGATT ATCCACTGGACGAAAAGTTGAAGATCCTGATCTCTTGGAGAGAATCAGATTGACCATCATAAACAATCTCTTGAAGTATCATCCG GAGTCTAGTGCACGACTTGCAATGGGGGAGGCTTTTGGCATACAAGCTCCAGTCAAGAAG CTTGATAGAGATATAGAGACTCATATTCATGTCAAGGATGCTGGGCCTAAAAGAAG CTTGCTGTGTGTAGAGACAGAAGATAGACCTGGATTGCTTCTAGAAATTGTCAAGATAATGGCTGATGTCAATGTCACTATGGAATCAGCAGAAATTGATACTGAa GGGTTGATTGCCAAAGATAAATTTCACGTTAGCTACAGAGGGGCATCTTTAAATGATTCTTTGTCTCAG GTGTTGACGAATTGCCTACGCTATTACCTTCGAAAGTCGGAAACCGATGAAGACAGCTACTAA
- the LOC111912797 gene encoding extensin-2-like, producing the protein MIEMAMACPRLLFSFAIFVLATQVLADHDDHYVYASPPPPSYNYKSPPPPVKSPPPYYYKSPPPPVKSPPPPYYYKSPPPPTKSPPPSYYYKSPPPPTKSPPPHPYYYKSPPPPSRTPPPPYIYKSPPPPPPSPRTPYIYKSPPPPSPLAPPPPYIYKSPPPPSLSPPPPYVSKSSPPPSPSPPPPYIYKSPPPPSPSPPPPYVYKSPPPPSPSPPPPYIYKSPPPPSPSPPPPYVYKSPPPPSPSPPPPYIYESPPPPSPSPPPPYVYKSPPPPSPSPPPPYMYKSPPPPSPSHPPPYVYKSPPPPSPSPPPPYIYKSPPPPSPSPPPPFVYKSPPPPSPSPPPPYIYKSPPPHSPSPPPPYVYKSPPPPSPSPPPPYIYKSPPPPSPSPPPPYVYKSPPPPSPSPPPPYIYKSPPPPSPSPPPPYVYKSPPPPSPSPPPPYIYKSPPPPSPSPPPPYVYKSPPPPSPSPPPPYIYKSPPPPSPSPPPPYVYKSLPPPSPSPPPPYIYKSPPPPSPSRPPPYVYKSPPPPSSSPPPPYIYKSPPPPSPSPPPPYVYKSPPPPSPSPPSPYIYKSPPPPSPSPPPPSVYKSPPPPSPSPPPPYTYKSPPPPSPSPPPPYVYNSPPPPSSSPPPPYIYKSPPPPLPSPPPPYVYKSPPPPSPSPPPPYIYKSPPPPSPSPPPPYIYKSPPYYV; encoded by the coding sequence ATGATAGAGATGGCCATGGCTTGTCCTCGATTACTCTTCTCTTTTGCAATATTTGTGTTGGCAACTCAAGTCCTGGCAGATCATGATGATCATTATGTTTatgcatcaccaccaccaccgagCTATAATTACAAGTCACCACCGCCACCAGTCAAATCACCTCCACCGTATTATTATAAGTCACCTCCACCACCGGTAAAATCACCACCGCCACCATAttattacaaatctcccccaccgCCAACTAAATCACCACCACCTTCCTACTACTACAAGTCACCACCCCCACCAACAAAATCGCCTCCTCCCCATCCATACTACTACAAGTCGCCGCCGCCGCCGTCTAGGACACCACCACCTCCATATATTTAcaaatcaccaccaccaccaccaccatctcctcgTACTCCCTATATCTACAAATCCcctccaccaccatcaccattggCTCCTCCTCCACCGTACATCTATAAATCCCCACCGCCACCTTCACTTTCACCGCCTCCTCCTTATGTTTCCAAGTCATCTCCACCACCATCTCCATCACCACCGCCTCCTTACATCTACAAGTCGCCACCACCACCTTCACCCTCACCTCCCCCACCATATGTATACAAATCTCCTcccccaccatcaccatcacctccTCCACCGTATATTTACAAATCGCCACCGCCACCTTCACCTTCACCACCTCCTCCTTATGTTTACAAGTCACCTCCACCACCGTCACCGTCACCGCCTCCACCATACATTTACGAGTCGCCACCACCACCTTCACCCTCACCTCCCCCACCTTATGTATACAAATCTCCTCCTCCACCATCTCCATCACCTCCTCCTCCTTACATGTATAAGTCGCCACCACCACCTTCACCCTCCCATCCACCACCTTATGTATACAAATCTCCTCCCCCACCATCACCATCGCCTCCTCCTCCATACATTTACAAATCCCCACCGCCACCTTCACCTTCACCGCCTCCTCCTTTTGTTTACAAGTCACCTCCCCCACCGTCTCCTTCACCGCCTCCACCTTACATTTACAAGTCGCCACCGCCACATTCACCCTCCCCTCCCCCACCTTATGTTTACAAGTCACCTCCACCACCATCACCTTCACCGCCTCCTCCTTACATCTACAAGTCTCCACCACCGCCTTCACCCTCACCTCCCCCACCTTATGTATACAAATCTCCTCCTCCACCATCACCATCGCCTCCTCCTCCATACATCTATAAATCCCCACCACCACCTTCACCCTCCCCTCCACCACCTTATGTATACAAATCTCCTCCCCCACCGTCACCATCGCCTCCTCCTCCATACATTTACAAATCCCCACCGCCACCTTCACCTTCACCACCTCCTCCTTATGTTTACAAGTCACCTCCCCCACCGTCACCATCACCGCCTCCACCTTACATTTACAAGTCGCCACCACCACCTTCACCCTCACCTCCCCCGCCTTATGTTTACAAGTCACTTCCACCACCATCACCTTCACCGCCTCCTCCTTACATCTACAAGTCTCCACCACCGCCTTCACCCTCACGTCCCCCACCTTATGTATACAAATCTCCTcctccaccatcatcatcacctccTCCTCCATACATTTATAAATCCCCACCACCACCTTCACCCTCACCTCCCCCGCCTTATGTATACAAATCTCCTCCCCCACCATCACCGTCACCTCCTTCTCCGTACATCTATAAATCCCCACCACCACCTTCACCCTCCCCACCACCACCTAGTGTATACAAATCTCCTCCCCCACCATCACCATCGCCTCCTCCTCCATACACTTACAAATCGCCACCGCCACCTTCACCCTCACCTCCCCCACCTTATGTTTACAACTCACCTCCGCCACCGTCGTCATCACCGCCTCCTCCTTACATCTACAAGTCACCGCCACCACCTTTACCCTCGCCTCCCCCGCCTTATGTATACAAATCTCCTCCCCCACCATCACCATCGCCTCCTCCTCCGTACATTTACAAATCCCCGCCGCCACCTTCACCTTCACCACCTCCTCCTTACATCTACAAGTCTCCACCATACTACGTATAA